The Helianthus annuus cultivar XRQ/B chromosome 16, HanXRQr2.0-SUNRISE, whole genome shotgun sequence genome includes a window with the following:
- the LOC110919554 gene encoding uncharacterized protein LOC110919554, with the protein MGDKSIDQINAKPNEKLVIALHPAYTVTNIQTKVRILDGTKVTYSSWVKLFTLHARGYKVLRHIDGTPSPPKEDPTYEAWEELDAVVLQWIYETVSDELFVRVLKTESNAREAWVRISKLFLNNKGSRVATLEHEFSNLKLKAMPSLEAYCQRLRELADMLDDVESPVPESRLII; encoded by the coding sequence ATGGGAGACAAATCCATCGACCAAATCAATGCCAAACCTAATGAAAAACTTGTTATAGCCCTTCATCCTGCATACACAGTTACAAACATTCAGACTAAGGTCCGGATCCTTGACGGGACAAAGGTCACTTATTCCTCATGGGTCAAACTTTTCACCTTACACGCCCGGGGGTATAAGGTCCTTCGTCACATCGATGGTACGCCATCACCACCAAAAGAAGATCCAACCTATGAAGCCTGGGAAGAACTTGATGCTGTGGTTTTACAATGGATATACGAAACTGTGTCTGATGAACTGTTCGTTCGGGTACTTAAAACCGAATCTAATGCCCGAGAGGCATGGGTCCGCATCTCTAAGTTGTTCCTCAACAACAAGGGTTCTAGAGTCGCGACTCTAGAACATGAATTCTCCAATTTGAAACTGAAGGCCATGCCTTCCCTTGAGGCTTACTGTCAACGCCTTAGGGAATTGGCTGATATGCTAGATGATGTCGAAAGCCCAGTCCCAGAAAGTCGACTCATCATCTAG